A region of Chloroflexaceae bacterium DNA encodes the following proteins:
- a CDS encoding NAD(P)/FAD-dependent oxidoreductase — MNPEYVDVLIVGAGLSGVAAAYYLQTRCPAKRYAILEARATIGGTWDLFRYPGVRSDSEMYTLGYSFRPWREKKAIADGPSILRYIRETARIFGIDRRIRFQHRVRRACWSSEDGRWTVEVERGPEEAPLRLTCAFLFMCSGYYDYARGYTPRWPGMERFGGRIVHPQQWPEDLEYSGRRVVVIGSGATAITLVPALAEGGAQVTMLQRSPTYVLTRPSEDGVALALQRLLPPSLAARATRWKAVLVNTFFYYLARWFPTATKQTIIRMARRELGPGYDVATHFTPRYNPWDQRLCLAADADLFRAIRSGRATVVTDEIATFTETGIRLCSGRELEADVIVTATGLVIKLMGGAELVVDGRPVNLASTLSYKGMMYSDIPNLASAFGYTNASWTLKCELTAAYVCRLLNYMERHGYRRCTPRQREPNLATVPAVNFTSGYVLRALDSLPRQGVKQPWKVYQNYLLDLLSLRFGPVNDGVMEFR; from the coding sequence ATGAACCCTGAATATGTCGATGTCCTGATCGTCGGCGCCGGTCTCTCCGGCGTCGCTGCCGCCTACTATCTGCAGACCCGCTGCCCCGCGAAGCGCTATGCCATCCTCGAGGCCCGCGCTACCATCGGCGGCACCTGGGATCTGTTTCGCTATCCTGGCGTGCGCTCCGACTCGGAGATGTACACCCTGGGCTATAGCTTTCGCCCCTGGCGCGAAAAGAAAGCCATTGCCGATGGGCCGAGCATCCTGCGCTACATCCGCGAAACCGCTCGCATCTTCGGGATTGACCGGCGCATTCGCTTCCAGCATCGGGTGCGCCGGGCCTGCTGGTCGTCGGAGGATGGCCGCTGGACGGTCGAGGTGGAGCGCGGGCCAGAAGAGGCGCCGCTGCGCCTCACCTGCGCCTTTCTATTTATGTGCAGCGGCTACTATGACTACGCGCGCGGCTACACCCCCCGCTGGCCGGGGATGGAACGCTTTGGCGGGCGGATCGTCCATCCGCAGCAGTGGCCGGAGGATCTGGAGTATAGCGGGAGGCGCGTCGTGGTCATCGGCAGCGGCGCCACTGCGATTACCCTCGTGCCGGCCCTCGCCGAGGGCGGGGCCCAGGTGACGATGCTCCAGCGTTCCCCGACCTATGTGCTGACCCGGCCCTCGGAGGACGGCGTGGCCCTTGCGTTGCAACGCCTGCTCCCTCCATCGCTGGCTGCCCGGGCCACGCGCTGGAAGGCGGTGCTGGTCAACACCTTCTTCTACTACCTGGCGCGCTGGTTTCCTACCGCCACGAAGCAAACAATCATCCGCATGGCCCGCCGGGAGCTTGGCCCCGGCTACGACGTCGCCACCCATTTCACGCCGCGCTACAATCCCTGGGACCAGCGGCTATGCCTGGCCGCCGATGCCGACCTATTTCGCGCCATTCGCTCGGGCCGGGCGACGGTCGTCACCGATGAAATCGCCACCTTCACCGAGACGGGCATCCGCCTGTGTTCGGGGCGCGAGCTTGAGGCCGATGTGATTGTCACCGCCACCGGGTTGGTGATCAAGCTGATGGGAGGAGCGGAACTGGTGGTGGACGGCCGGCCGGTCAATCTCGCCAGCACCCTCAGCTACAAGGGCATGATGTACAGCGACATCCCCAATCTGGCTTCGGCCTTTGGCTACACCAACGCCTCCTGGACGCTGAAGTGCGAATTGACTGCCGCCTATGTCTGCCGCCTGCTCAACTACATGGAACGCCATGGCTATCGCCGGTGCACGCCGCGCCAGCGCGAGCCGAACCTCGCGACGGTTCCAGCGGTTAACTTCACCTCGGGGTATGTGCTGCGCGCTCTCGACAGCCTGCCGCGCCAGGGGGTCAAACAGCCGTGGAAGGTCTACCAGAACTATCTGCTCGACCTGCTGAGCCTGCGCTTCGGTCCCGTCAACGATGGCGTAATGGAGTTCCGTTGA
- a CDS encoding CoA ester lyase, whose amino-acid sequence MIEYPGHAGAAGRLQRSELFVPASRWNMIEKAARSAADAVCIDLEDAVAPADKDSARANVARAFRELDFGPRLRSFRINGLDTPFAYRDLIEVIETAGEHVDLVMVPKVSGPEDIAFVDRLLTQIELARGLSRRIGIEAQIETARGFLYIREIAAASPRLETLIYGPGDYAAGLRAPLANVGERDEHDAAYPGHRWHAVMHAIVAAARAHGLRCLDGPFAGLQAPEELERASRAARALGFDGKQAIHPGQLEIINRVFAPSAAEVARAEAVLRAYAQAVAQGRGVVSLDGKMIDAVNIRMAQVIVEQHRLIQQRGEE is encoded by the coding sequence ATGATCGAGTATCCCGGTCACGCTGGCGCTGCGGGCCGGCTCCAGCGCAGCGAATTGTTCGTACCTGCATCGCGCTGGAACATGATCGAAAAGGCGGCCCGCAGCGCCGCCGATGCGGTGTGCATTGACCTCGAGGATGCCGTCGCCCCCGCCGACAAGGACAGCGCCCGGGCCAATGTGGCCCGCGCCTTTCGCGAACTCGACTTCGGGCCGCGCCTGCGCTCCTTCCGCATCAATGGCCTGGACACCCCCTTTGCGTACCGCGACCTGATTGAGGTGATCGAGACGGCCGGCGAGCACGTGGACCTGGTGATGGTGCCAAAGGTCAGCGGTCCCGAGGATATCGCCTTCGTGGACCGGCTGCTTACGCAGATTGAACTGGCCCGTGGTCTGTCGCGACGGATCGGCATTGAGGCGCAGATCGAAACGGCGCGGGGCTTTCTCTACATCCGCGAGATCGCCGCGGCCTCGCCCCGCCTGGAGACGTTGATCTATGGTCCGGGCGACTACGCGGCAGGGTTGCGGGCGCCCCTGGCAAATGTGGGTGAACGCGATGAGCATGACGCAGCCTACCCCGGCCATCGCTGGCACGCAGTAATGCATGCGATTGTGGCTGCGGCGCGGGCGCACGGCCTGCGCTGTCTCGACGGCCCCTTCGCCGGTTTGCAGGCGCCTGAAGAGTTGGAACGGGCCAGCCGCGCCGCCCGCGCCCTCGGTTTCGACGGCAAGCAGGCCATCCACCCCGGGCAGTTGGAGATCATCAACCGCGTCTTTGCGCCATCAGCCGCGGAGGTGGCGCGCGCCGAGGCGGTGCTGCGGGCCTATGCCCAGGCCGTGGCCCAGGGCCGCGGCGTCGTCAGCCTCGACGGCAAAATGATTGACGCGGTCAACATTCGCATGGCTCAGGTGATCGTTGAGCAGCACCGCCTGATCCAGCAGCGAGGCGAGGAATAA
- a CDS encoding FHA domain-containing protein codes for MQRCTHCNAQQLDGAIFCSECGASLLGNPQRRETTASLNRAAAARGEEPASAMNEPLVIDAPAESLAPTFTLVVINSGRRITLEAGDTLLIGRKDNQRGIYPDVDLGLDGGYDAGVSRRHAMISLQNGSYCIEDLASANGTFVNGRRLPPQEPFPIRSGDELKLGTLLLRFEIG; via the coding sequence ATGCAGCGATGTACTCACTGTAACGCGCAACAACTTGACGGAGCAATTTTCTGCTCGGAGTGTGGCGCCAGTTTGCTGGGCAACCCGCAGCGCCGTGAGACCACCGCTTCCCTCAATCGGGCCGCGGCGGCCAGGGGGGAAGAACCGGCCTCCGCGATGAACGAGCCGCTGGTGATTGACGCGCCAGCCGAGAGCCTGGCGCCAACCTTTACCCTGGTGGTGATCAACAGCGGCAGGCGCATCACCCTGGAGGCCGGCGACACCCTGCTCATCGGCCGCAAAGATAACCAGCGCGGGATCTACCCCGACGTGGATCTCGGCCTCGATGGGGGCTACGATGCCGGGGTCTCGCGCCGCCACGCGATGATCTCCCTGCAAAACGGCAGTTATTGCATCGAAGATCTGGCCAGCGCCAATGGCACGTTCGTGAACGGGCGACGCCTGCCGCCGCAGGAACCCTTCCCCATTCGCTCGGGCGATGAATTGAAACTCGGCACGCTGCTGCTGCGATTCGAGATAGGATAA
- a CDS encoding VWA domain-containing protein: MGPGIALRVTLSRNVLAASNEPQLLYALLELTAQGLPATLPKLPLNLCLVIDRSSSMRGERLQQVKEAAGRIVEMLDADDYFALITFNDRAEVVIPAQRVRNRNELKRQIGMIEAAGGTEMATGMALALQEIQKPVLGRSVSRILLLTDGRTYGDEGRCVEIARRAQNRGIGLTALGIGNEWNEDLLETMAAHESSRTQFITSAAEIGAIFTDEVRRMSSTFAQDMTLRCELRPGALLRSVDRVRPFIGKVQALEERELVWNAPLGDWSGADPQALLLEVVVPSLGIGDHPLLRLNLTYNLPAMHLMQQHGELVLRVAVRSADSVTYEVDPTVKHWLERLVAYRLQASAWQDVAEGKIEEATRRLQMAGTRLFEAGETELARTVQEEATRLLRSGIASAEGRKRIKYGTRGLMGPGEGQD; the protein is encoded by the coding sequence ATGGGCCCAGGCATCGCCCTTCGCGTGACCCTCAGTCGTAATGTGCTCGCCGCGAGCAACGAGCCGCAACTGCTCTACGCTTTGCTCGAACTAACGGCCCAGGGTCTGCCGGCGACCCTGCCGAAGCTGCCCCTGAACCTCTGCCTGGTGATTGATCGCAGCTCCTCGATGCGCGGCGAACGGCTTCAGCAGGTGAAAGAGGCCGCCGGGCGCATTGTGGAGATGCTCGATGCCGATGATTACTTCGCCCTGATCACCTTCAATGATCGCGCCGAAGTCGTTATTCCGGCGCAGCGGGTTCGCAACCGCAATGAATTGAAGCGCCAGATCGGTATGATCGAGGCCGCTGGCGGCACCGAGATGGCTACGGGCATGGCCCTGGCGCTTCAGGAGATCCAGAAACCGGTGCTGGGTCGGAGTGTGAGCCGCATTCTCCTGCTGACCGATGGACGCACCTACGGCGACGAGGGCCGCTGCGTCGAAATCGCCCGCCGCGCCCAGAATCGCGGCATCGGCCTGACGGCCCTGGGCATCGGCAACGAGTGGAACGAAGACCTGCTCGAAACCATGGCCGCCCATGAGAGCAGCCGCACCCAGTTCATCACTTCGGCAGCGGAGATCGGCGCGATCTTTACCGATGAAGTCCGGCGCATGTCCTCCACCTTCGCGCAGGATATGACCCTGCGCTGCGAACTGCGCCCCGGCGCGCTGCTCCGTTCAGTGGATCGGGTGCGCCCGTTCATCGGCAAGGTGCAGGCGCTGGAGGAACGGGAACTGGTCTGGAACGCGCCCCTGGGCGACTGGTCCGGCGCCGATCCACAGGCCCTGCTGCTCGAAGTCGTCGTTCCCTCTCTCGGCATTGGCGACCACCCTCTGCTGCGCTTGAACCTGACCTACAACCTTCCCGCCATGCACCTGATGCAGCAGCACGGCGAACTGGTCCTGCGGGTCGCCGTGCGCTCCGCCGACAGCGTGACATATGAGGTCGATCCAACCGTGAAGCACTGGCTGGAACGGTTGGTGGCCTACCGGTTGCAGGCCAGCGCATGGCAGGACGTCGCCGAGGGAAAGATCGAGGAGGCCACGCGCCGCCTGCAAATGGCGGGCACGCGCCTGTTCGAGGCCGGGGAGACCGAACTCGCGCGCACCGTGCAGGAGGAAGCCACCCGCCTGCTGCGCTCAGGCATCGCCAGCGCCGAAGGGCGCAAACGCATTAAGTATGGCACGCGCGGATTGATGGGGCCGGGGGAGGGACAGGACTGA
- a CDS encoding protein phosphatase 2C domain-containing protein produces MIHFGKLFYPDDANHPASGSNEPRSITDPPPEEPPWWTSEDASPVEVAPPQEATPLPEAPPDPAKTPTLPLQPPPDADDSGPEPSTHYLDASSAPAVCARRSLQGLAVAVARDVGRVRENNQDSSFAMLASLPRENGDVGIGLFIVADGMGGHQGGELASRMAVRTVVNYVLSQLLLPALDDNATEALQPLMISAVQAANQAVWDAAQALGSDMGTTCTAALLVGHSLYIAHVGDSRAYLYEPGGLRPLTTDHSTVGRLIQLGQLDPLEAREHPLRNQLYRTVGQQPHVPVDFIYQPVGQSSHLLLCSDGLWSLVDEATMEQTLSQCQWPQDACDELVALANLAGGDDNISAIVVTLPRTEQ; encoded by the coding sequence ATGATCCACTTTGGCAAGCTATTCTATCCCGACGATGCCAACCACCCCGCGAGCGGGAGCAACGAGCCTCGCTCTATCACCGACCCGCCGCCAGAAGAGCCGCCCTGGTGGACCAGTGAGGACGCCTCTCCCGTTGAAGTCGCTCCGCCGCAAGAGGCGACGCCCCTGCCGGAAGCGCCTCCTGATCCGGCGAAGACGCCCACCCTGCCCCTGCAACCGCCTCCCGATGCCGACGACAGCGGCCCGGAGCCTTCGACCCACTACCTCGATGCCAGTAGCGCCCCCGCGGTGTGCGCGCGACGCTCCCTGCAGGGTCTCGCCGTTGCCGTGGCCCGCGACGTCGGGCGGGTGCGCGAGAATAATCAGGACAGCAGCTTTGCCATGCTGGCCTCACTCCCCCGTGAGAATGGCGATGTCGGCATCGGGCTGTTCATCGTCGCCGATGGCATGGGCGGGCATCAGGGCGGCGAACTGGCCAGCCGCATGGCCGTCCGCACTGTGGTGAACTATGTCCTCAGCCAGCTTCTTCTGCCCGCCCTCGACGACAACGCCACCGAGGCCCTGCAACCGCTCATGATCTCGGCGGTGCAGGCCGCCAACCAGGCCGTCTGGGACGCGGCGCAGGCCCTGGGCAGCGACATGGGCACCACCTGCACCGCCGCGCTCCTCGTTGGCCATAGTCTCTATATTGCCCACGTGGGCGATAGCCGGGCCTATCTCTACGAACCAGGCGGCCTGCGGCCCCTGACGACCGATCATTCGACGGTTGGCCGGCTCATCCAGCTTGGCCAGCTCGATCCCCTGGAAGCCCGCGAGCACCCGTTGCGCAACCAGTTGTACCGCACCGTCGGGCAGCAGCCGCATGTGCCGGTAGACTTCATCTACCAGCCTGTCGGCCAGAGTTCGCATCTGCTGCTCTGCTCCGACGGCCTGTGGAGCCTGGTGGACGAGGCAACTATGGAACAGACCCTGAGCCAGTGCCAGTGGCCCCAGGACGCCTGCGACGAACTGGTCGCTCTGGCTAATCTGGCCGGGGGCGACGACAATATCTCGGCAATCGTAGTAACCCTGCCGCGCACGGAGCAGTGA
- a CDS encoding serine/threonine-protein kinase, whose product MGLIKKVGTKAFSVPPAESASAPPPEEGTRTFVGDTAADEGARAIDSNRAAGEKVGAAHPPTPRNSAAMPLLPPGAVLQGRYQIEEAIGIGGMSLVYRGRDLRFKDVVRYCAVKEMAQSAPDSHTRLLNLKNFEREAGLLATLQHPAIPKVYDFFEENGRVYLVMELIKGKDLETVLEEAGKPLDEVRVGRWAVQICDVLAYLHNHQPQPIVFRDMKPSNIMVLEDDRIVLIDFGIARTLNRSDRKGTMIGTEGYSPPEQYRGIAEPVGDIYALGATLHHLLTNTDPRLETPFTFHERPIRQLNPSVSPEMEALIVKAIEYDMEARWQNAEELKRALLAVPGIGETPAAPRATAPAAIKGAASTSLVWSFACEDEVRSSPCVTGGMLFVGSYDHNLYALDAGRGEFRWKYATEAGISSSPAVWQDNVIVGSEDGAIYCCDMRRGGLRWTFRTSKPVRSSPRIEDRVVFIGSDDQHIYALDGLRGTLIWKYRTWNPIRSSACIAGQTIFIGGDDGHVYCLDARSGGVKWKQRTQMPVRSSPAIGEGLVYVGSLDQNLYALDAEGGWPAWRFRTGHYVNSSPCVVGTRVFVGGVDGFFYALDAKTGRLAWKYEVGSQITSSPRVEAGRVYFGAVDGCVYCLDAGQGNLIWKYPTGGPVVSSPAIAEGIVYIGSMDQKIYALKA is encoded by the coding sequence ATGGGTCTGATCAAGAAAGTCGGCACGAAAGCCTTCAGCGTTCCGCCAGCCGAAAGCGCTTCCGCTCCACCCCCCGAGGAGGGAACTCGAACATTCGTCGGCGATACTGCCGCCGATGAGGGCGCCCGGGCCATTGATTCCAACCGCGCTGCCGGTGAGAAGGTCGGCGCCGCACATCCCCCCACGCCCCGAAACTCTGCCGCGATGCCGCTCCTGCCCCCCGGCGCCGTGCTCCAGGGGCGCTACCAGATTGAAGAGGCCATCGGCATCGGCGGGATGAGCCTGGTCTACCGCGGACGGGACCTGCGTTTCAAGGACGTGGTGCGCTACTGCGCGGTCAAAGAAATGGCCCAGAGCGCCCCGGACTCGCACACCCGCCTGCTCAATCTGAAGAACTTCGAGCGCGAGGCCGGTCTGCTGGCGACCCTGCAACATCCGGCCATTCCCAAGGTCTACGACTTCTTCGAGGAAAATGGGCGCGTCTACCTGGTCATGGAGCTGATTAAGGGCAAGGACCTGGAGACAGTGCTCGAAGAAGCGGGCAAACCTCTCGACGAAGTCCGCGTGGGGCGCTGGGCCGTGCAGATCTGCGATGTGCTGGCCTACCTCCACAATCACCAACCCCAGCCGATCGTGTTCCGCGACATGAAGCCGTCCAACATCATGGTGCTCGAAGATGATCGCATTGTGCTGATTGACTTCGGCATCGCCCGCACCCTGAATCGCAGCGATCGCAAGGGCACCATGATCGGCACCGAGGGTTACTCGCCCCCCGAGCAGTACCGTGGCATCGCCGAGCCAGTAGGGGACATCTACGCTCTCGGCGCCACCTTGCACCATCTGCTCACTAATACCGATCCGCGCCTGGAAACGCCCTTCACCTTCCACGAGCGTCCCATCCGCCAGTTGAACCCCTCGGTTTCGCCGGAAATGGAGGCGTTAATCGTCAAGGCCATCGAGTATGATATGGAGGCCCGCTGGCAGAACGCCGAGGAGCTGAAACGAGCCTTGCTGGCCGTTCCAGGCATCGGCGAGACGCCGGCCGCCCCTCGCGCCACGGCGCCGGCAGCGATCAAGGGCGCCGCCAGCACCAGCCTGGTGTGGAGCTTTGCCTGCGAAGATGAGGTGCGTTCCTCGCCCTGCGTCACCGGGGGCATGCTCTTTGTCGGTTCGTATGACCATAATCTCTACGCTCTCGACGCCGGGCGCGGCGAGTTCCGCTGGAAGTATGCCACCGAGGCGGGCATCAGTTCGTCGCCAGCGGTCTGGCAGGATAACGTCATTGTCGGTTCCGAGGATGGCGCGATCTACTGCTGCGATATGCGCCGCGGCGGTCTGCGCTGGACTTTTCGCACCTCCAAACCGGTGCGCTCATCGCCGCGGATCGAGGATCGGGTGGTCTTCATCGGCTCCGATGACCAGCACATTTATGCCCTCGATGGGCTGCGCGGCACGCTGATCTGGAAGTACCGCACCTGGAACCCAATCCGCTCGTCGGCATGCATCGCCGGGCAGACGATCTTTATCGGCGGCGACGATGGGCACGTCTACTGCCTCGATGCGCGCAGCGGCGGGGTGAAGTGGAAACAGCGCACCCAGATGCCGGTGCGCTCTTCGCCGGCTATCGGCGAGGGCCTGGTCTATGTCGGTTCGCTTGATCAGAACCTGTATGCGCTGGACGCCGAAGGCGGCTGGCCAGCCTGGCGCTTCCGCACCGGTCATTATGTGAATTCTTCACCGTGCGTGGTGGGCACTCGCGTCTTTGTTGGCGGTGTAGACGGATTTTTCTACGCCCTCGACGCCAAGACGGGACGCCTGGCCTGGAAGTATGAGGTGGGCAGCCAGATCACTTCCTCGCCGCGGGTAGAGGCTGGCCGGGTGTACTTCGGGGCTGTGGACGGCTGTGTGTACTGCCTTGACGCCGGTCAGGGCAACCTGATCTGGAAATATCCCACCGGCGGTCCGGTGGTCTCCTCGCCGGCCATCGCCGAAGGGATCGTGTATATTGGCTCAATGGATCAGAAGATCTATGCGTTGAAAGCATGA
- a CDS encoding [LysW]-aminoadipate kinase has translation MNVIKVGGSAGNNYEALCDDLAALHARGERLVLVHGGSDETNRLGEALGHPPRFVTSPSGYTSRYTDRRTLELFMMATGGLVNKGLVERLQRRGCNAIGLSGLDGRLLEGKRKATIRIVEDGRQKLLRDDWTGAIERVNTALLRMLLDNGYLPVVAPLACSEAGEALNVDGDRAAAAIAAALEAETLLLLSNVPGLLRNFPDESSLITRIPRDEIEANLAFAEGRMRKKILGAQEALEQGVRRVVLGDARRPGCVSAALAGQGTVIA, from the coding sequence ATGAACGTAATCAAAGTCGGCGGCAGCGCCGGCAACAACTACGAGGCCCTCTGCGACGACCTGGCCGCCCTCCATGCCCGGGGCGAACGGCTCGTGCTGGTCCACGGCGGCTCCGATGAAACCAACCGGCTCGGCGAAGCGCTGGGCCACCCGCCGCGCTTCGTAACCTCCCCCAGCGGCTACACCAGCCGCTACACCGACCGGCGCACCCTGGAGTTGTTTATGATGGCCACGGGCGGGCTGGTCAACAAGGGGCTGGTCGAACGGTTGCAGCGCCGCGGCTGTAACGCCATCGGCCTGAGCGGCCTCGACGGGCGGTTGCTGGAGGGCAAGCGCAAGGCGACCATTCGCATCGTCGAAGATGGGCGGCAGAAACTGCTCCGCGACGACTGGACGGGCGCAATCGAGCGGGTGAACACGGCGCTGCTGCGGATGCTGCTCGACAATGGCTACCTGCCGGTAGTGGCGCCGCTGGCCTGCTCGGAGGCGGGCGAGGCCCTGAATGTTGACGGGGACCGCGCGGCGGCGGCGATCGCCGCGGCGCTGGAGGCCGAGACGCTGCTGCTGCTCTCGAATGTGCCGGGCCTGCTGCGCAATTTTCCCGACGAGAGCAGCCTGATCACCCGTATCCCTCGCGATGAGATTGAAGCCAACCTGGCCTTTGCCGAGGGCCGTATGCGCAAGAAGATCCTCGGCGCGCAGGAGGCGCTGGAGCAGGGGGTGCGCCGGGTGGTGCTCGGCGACGCGCGGCGTCCCGGATGCGTCAGCGCGGCTCTCGCCGGCCAGGGCACGGTCATTGCCTAG
- a CDS encoding N-acetylmuramoyl-L-alanine amidase has protein sequence MSKRLNRRPVAPLLVPALTLLLSACIAARAAPPPPTMPAPSPTARATIARSLAAPTGGSSPTPAPAPETSTTAPLATPTPRPPGTPPRVGLQAGHLRADELPEELARLRTSTGARWGDVTEAELNLAIANRVRALLEAQGVVVDILPATVPPGYDADAFIAIHADGSGNSAARGWKLATPWRASAASRALMQAVAASYGPATGLPEDGGGVTFNMKGYYAFSYRRYQHAIARTTPAIIIEMGFMTSAADRAVLFGQPERVARGIAEGVLAYLRQRNPNDGAALLPPEYPVMRAVATGALVRAAPRNDARVLLRAGEGARIVPFDKLDGYYQAFVRAGDARVVGWVREDELIATNEQPIFPTPTNP, from the coding sequence ATGTCCAAACGACTGAACCGGCGCCCCGTCGCTCCGTTGCTCGTGCCGGCCCTGACGTTGCTGCTCTCGGCCTGCATCGCCGCTCGCGCCGCGCCCCCGCCGCCCACGATGCCCGCCCCCTCTCCGACCGCGCGCGCTACGATTGCCCGCAGCCTGGCGGCCCCTACCGGCGGCTCATCGCCGACGCCCGCGCCGGCGCCGGAGACGAGCACGACCGCGCCCCTCGCCACGCCAACTCCTCGCCCTCCAGGCACGCCGCCACGGGTTGGTCTTCAGGCGGGGCACCTGCGCGCCGACGAATTGCCCGAGGAGCTGGCTCGTCTACGAACCTCAACGGGCGCCCGTTGGGGCGACGTTACCGAGGCAGAACTGAACCTCGCCATCGCCAACCGCGTCAGGGCCTTGCTCGAAGCGCAGGGCGTGGTCGTAGACATCCTGCCGGCCACTGTGCCGCCGGGCTACGACGCCGACGCTTTTATCGCCATTCATGCCGACGGCTCCGGCAACTCCGCCGCCCGAGGCTGGAAGCTGGCCACGCCCTGGCGCGCCTCCGCCGCCTCGCGGGCGCTGATGCAGGCCGTAGCCGCCTCCTACGGCCCCGCCACGGGTCTCCCGGAAGACGGCGGCGGCGTTACCTTCAATATGAAGGGCTACTACGCCTTCAGCTACCGTCGCTACCAGCACGCCATCGCTCGAACCACGCCAGCGATCATCATCGAGATGGGCTTTATGACCAGCGCCGCCGACCGTGCGGTGCTCTTCGGGCAGCCTGAGCGGGTGGCTCGTGGCATTGCCGAGGGTGTGCTTGCCTATCTGCGCCAGCGCAATCCGAACGACGGCGCAGCCCTGCTGCCGCCTGAGTACCCGGTGATGCGCGCCGTGGCGACGGGCGCGCTGGTGCGCGCCGCGCCCCGCAACGACGCCCGCGTCCTGCTGCGAGCCGGAGAAGGCGCACGCATCGTGCCGTTTGATAAGCTCGATGGATACTATCAGGCTTTCGTGCGCGCTGGCGACGCGCGGGTGGTTGGCTGGGTGCGCGAGGATGAACTCATCGCCACGAATGAGCAACCGATCTTCCCAACGCCCACGAACCCGTAG